The following coding sequences are from one Lolium rigidum isolate FL_2022 chromosome 6, APGP_CSIRO_Lrig_0.1, whole genome shotgun sequence window:
- the LOC124665485 gene encoding uncharacterized protein LOC124665485 isoform X2, whose amino-acid sequence MQAEKDAEFVGAALDAGLRAARFSLPPSSEEFAASIEPKNVPAVFRGVLKGSAALSRWDPLHGGLDYLLEKVGPDVAVEAMMSNTGHVFYGDLRSHERVSIPFSTFMQSCKSHLGHLNAASDSSKDKGIGKDSTCSDKMFPASSENSEQLYLAQVSILNTENKDRSSLQVLKEDIQEPIFLKGKSFSSINFWMSRAHMRSSTHYDPHHNLLCVMAGCKKVTLWSPSASPFLYPMPVYGEASNHSCVSIEEPDYSSYTRAKYMKEYSERVILNCGDALFIPEGWYHQVDSDDLTIAVNFWWKSRIMTEMLEHMDGYYLRRIMRRLVDTEMNKITQMSSFSHSERNHDFQSTDGLSEGSQPFNKVTNSDTSDKKGAALQSLKPCTLQALYELMSLVHNSVEAVDQNDRAESASQDTSVCQSNERKKTAADDSSLLEKDPVAKIILPVEPFELRGMLLAMVHTFPRTLEGLVLNILGPTGAEILTRKFDEIDQGSTPEEQAEFYKIFYSAFDDQYAAMDALLNRKELFSFQVFQSVLDQYLRVCVDRPS is encoded by the exons ATGCAAGCCGAGAAAGACGCCGAATTCGTGGGTGCGGCGCTGGACGCCGGCCTCCGCGCCGCTCGCTTCTCGTTGCCGCCGTCCTCAGAGGAGTTCGCAGCCTCCATCGAGCCCAAGAACGTCCCCGCC GTATTCCGCGGTGTGCTAAAGGGTTCTGCGGCCTTATCCCGGTGGGATCCTCTCCATGGTGGCCTCGACTACTTGCTG GAGAAGGTGGGACCTGATGTTGCCGTGGAAGCCATGATGTCGAACACTGGGCATGTGTTCTATGGGGATCTTAGAAGCCATGAGAGG GTGTCTATCCCGTTCTCTACATTCATGCAATCCTGCAAATCTCACCTGGGGCATCTGAATGCTGCTAGTGATTCATCCAAAGATAAGGGGATTGGGAAGGATTCAACTTGTTCAGATAAAATGTTTCCAGCCAGCTCAGAGAATTCTGAGCAACTCTACTTGGCACAG GTGTCAATTCTGAACACCGAGAACAAAGATAGATCCTCTTTACAAGTTTTAAAAGAGGACATTCAGGAG CCTATATTTCTGAAAGGGAAATCTTTTTCGTCCATCAACTTTTGGATGAGTAGAGCTCACATGAGATCAAGTACCCATTATGATCCCCACCATAACCTTCTCTGCGTGATGGCTGGATGCAAAAAAG TAACTTTGTGGTCTCCTTCCGCGTCCCCATTTTTGTATCCAATGCCTGTATATGGGGAGGCCTCCAACCATAG TTGTGTCAGCATTGAGGAACCAGATTATTCAAGCTATACAAGAGCAAAATACATGAAGGAATATTCTGAAAGAGTCATCCTAAATTGTGGTGATGCTCTTTTCATACCAGAAGGATG GTATCACCAAGTTGACAGCGATGATTTGACCATAGCAGTTAACTTTTGGTGGAAGTCAAGAATAATGACTGAAATGTTAGAACATATGGATGGCTACTATCTGCGTCGAATTATGAGGAG ACTGGTGGATACAGAGATG AACAAAATAACACAGATGAGTTCCTTTAGTCATTCAGAAAGAAACCACGATTTTCAGTCTACGGATGGATTATCAGAAG GTTCCCAACCATTCAACAAGGTTACAAATTCTGATACATCTGACAAGAAAGGTGCAGCGCTGCAATCTTTGAAGCCCTGCACCCTCCAAGCGCTCTATGAGCTCATGTCACTGGTTCACAACAGTGTTGAAGCGGTTGACCAGAATGACAGGGCAGAATCTGCATCTCAGGATACATCTGTGTGCCAAAGCAATGAAAGGAAGAAGACTGCTGCAGATGATTCATCTCTCTTGGAGAAAGATCCGGTTGCAAAAATAATTTTGCCAGTTGAACCATTTGAATTGCGGGGTATGCTACTAGCAATGGTG CACACTTTCCCAAGGACATTAGAAGGTTTAGTCCTCAACATACTTGGACCCACAGGAGCAGAGATACTGACTAGGAAGTTCGATGAGATTGATCAAGGAAGCACACCAGAAGAACA AGCTGAGTTTTACAAGATATTCTACAGTGCGTTTGATGACCAGTATGCTGCAATGGATGCGCTTCTCAATAGGAAGGAGTTGTTTTCTTTTCAG GTATTCCAGAGTGTCCTTGACCAATATCTGAGGGTGTGTGTTGACCGCCCCAGCTAA
- the LOC124665485 gene encoding uncharacterized protein LOC124665485 isoform X3: MQAEKDAEFVGAALDAGLRAARFSLPPSSEEFAASIEPKNVPAVFRGVLKGSAALSRWDPLHGGLDYLLEKVGPDVAVEAMMSNTGHVFYGDLRSHERVSIPFSTFMQSCKSHLGHLNAASDSSKDKGIGKDSTCSDKMFPASSENSEQLYLAQVSILNTENKDRSSLQVLKEDIQEPIFLKGKSFSSINFWMSRAHMRSSTHYDPHHNLLCVMAGCKKVTLWSPSASPFLYPMPVYGEASNHSCVSIEEPDYSSYTRAKYMKEYSERVILNCGDALFIPEGWYHQVDSDDLTIAVNFWWKSRIMTEMLEHMDGYYLRRIMRRLVDTEMNKITQMSSFSHSERNHDFQSTDGLSEAGSQPFNKVTNSDTSDKKGAALQSLKPCTLQALYELMSLVHNSVEAVDQNDRAESASQDTSVCQSNERKKTAADDSSLLEKDPVAKIILPVEPFELRGMLLAMVHTFPRTLEGLVLNILGPTGAEILTRKFDEIDQGSTPEEHAFDDQYAAMDALLNRKELFSFQVFQSVLDQYLRVCVDRPS, encoded by the exons ATGCAAGCCGAGAAAGACGCCGAATTCGTGGGTGCGGCGCTGGACGCCGGCCTCCGCGCCGCTCGCTTCTCGTTGCCGCCGTCCTCAGAGGAGTTCGCAGCCTCCATCGAGCCCAAGAACGTCCCCGCC GTATTCCGCGGTGTGCTAAAGGGTTCTGCGGCCTTATCCCGGTGGGATCCTCTCCATGGTGGCCTCGACTACTTGCTG GAGAAGGTGGGACCTGATGTTGCCGTGGAAGCCATGATGTCGAACACTGGGCATGTGTTCTATGGGGATCTTAGAAGCCATGAGAGG GTGTCTATCCCGTTCTCTACATTCATGCAATCCTGCAAATCTCACCTGGGGCATCTGAATGCTGCTAGTGATTCATCCAAAGATAAGGGGATTGGGAAGGATTCAACTTGTTCAGATAAAATGTTTCCAGCCAGCTCAGAGAATTCTGAGCAACTCTACTTGGCACAG GTGTCAATTCTGAACACCGAGAACAAAGATAGATCCTCTTTACAAGTTTTAAAAGAGGACATTCAGGAG CCTATATTTCTGAAAGGGAAATCTTTTTCGTCCATCAACTTTTGGATGAGTAGAGCTCACATGAGATCAAGTACCCATTATGATCCCCACCATAACCTTCTCTGCGTGATGGCTGGATGCAAAAAAG TAACTTTGTGGTCTCCTTCCGCGTCCCCATTTTTGTATCCAATGCCTGTATATGGGGAGGCCTCCAACCATAG TTGTGTCAGCATTGAGGAACCAGATTATTCAAGCTATACAAGAGCAAAATACATGAAGGAATATTCTGAAAGAGTCATCCTAAATTGTGGTGATGCTCTTTTCATACCAGAAGGATG GTATCACCAAGTTGACAGCGATGATTTGACCATAGCAGTTAACTTTTGGTGGAAGTCAAGAATAATGACTGAAATGTTAGAACATATGGATGGCTACTATCTGCGTCGAATTATGAGGAG ACTGGTGGATACAGAGATG AACAAAATAACACAGATGAGTTCCTTTAGTCATTCAGAAAGAAACCACGATTTTCAGTCTACGGATGGATTATCAGAAG CAGGTTCCCAACCATTCAACAAGGTTACAAATTCTGATACATCTGACAAGAAAGGTGCAGCGCTGCAATCTTTGAAGCCCTGCACCCTCCAAGCGCTCTATGAGCTCATGTCACTGGTTCACAACAGTGTTGAAGCGGTTGACCAGAATGACAGGGCAGAATCTGCATCTCAGGATACATCTGTGTGCCAAAGCAATGAAAGGAAGAAGACTGCTGCAGATGATTCATCTCTCTTGGAGAAAGATCCGGTTGCAAAAATAATTTTGCCAGTTGAACCATTTGAATTGCGGGGTATGCTACTAGCAATGGTG CACACTTTCCCAAGGACATTAGAAGGTTTAGTCCTCAACATACTTGGACCCACAGGAGCAGAGATACTGACTAGGAAGTTCGATGAGATTGATCAAGGAAGCACACCAGAAGAACA TGCGTTTGATGACCAGTATGCTGCAATGGATGCGCTTCTCAATAGGAAGGAGTTGTTTTCTTTTCAG GTATTCCAGAGTGTCCTTGACCAATATCTGAGGGTGTGTGTTGACCGCCCCAGCTAA
- the LOC124665485 gene encoding uncharacterized protein LOC124665485 isoform X1, producing MQAEKDAEFVGAALDAGLRAARFSLPPSSEEFAASIEPKNVPAVFRGVLKGSAALSRWDPLHGGLDYLLEKVGPDVAVEAMMSNTGHVFYGDLRSHERVSIPFSTFMQSCKSHLGHLNAASDSSKDKGIGKDSTCSDKMFPASSENSEQLYLAQVSILNTENKDRSSLQVLKEDIQEPIFLKGKSFSSINFWMSRAHMRSSTHYDPHHNLLCVMAGCKKVTLWSPSASPFLYPMPVYGEASNHSCVSIEEPDYSSYTRAKYMKEYSERVILNCGDALFIPEGWYHQVDSDDLTIAVNFWWKSRIMTEMLEHMDGYYLRRIMRRLVDTEMNKITQMSSFSHSERNHDFQSTDGLSEAGSQPFNKVTNSDTSDKKGAALQSLKPCTLQALYELMSLVHNSVEAVDQNDRAESASQDTSVCQSNERKKTAADDSSLLEKDPVAKIILPVEPFELRGMLLAMVHTFPRTLEGLVLNILGPTGAEILTRKFDEIDQGSTPEEQAEFYKIFYSAFDDQYAAMDALLNRKELFSFQVFQSVLDQYLRVCVDRPS from the exons ATGCAAGCCGAGAAAGACGCCGAATTCGTGGGTGCGGCGCTGGACGCCGGCCTCCGCGCCGCTCGCTTCTCGTTGCCGCCGTCCTCAGAGGAGTTCGCAGCCTCCATCGAGCCCAAGAACGTCCCCGCC GTATTCCGCGGTGTGCTAAAGGGTTCTGCGGCCTTATCCCGGTGGGATCCTCTCCATGGTGGCCTCGACTACTTGCTG GAGAAGGTGGGACCTGATGTTGCCGTGGAAGCCATGATGTCGAACACTGGGCATGTGTTCTATGGGGATCTTAGAAGCCATGAGAGG GTGTCTATCCCGTTCTCTACATTCATGCAATCCTGCAAATCTCACCTGGGGCATCTGAATGCTGCTAGTGATTCATCCAAAGATAAGGGGATTGGGAAGGATTCAACTTGTTCAGATAAAATGTTTCCAGCCAGCTCAGAGAATTCTGAGCAACTCTACTTGGCACAG GTGTCAATTCTGAACACCGAGAACAAAGATAGATCCTCTTTACAAGTTTTAAAAGAGGACATTCAGGAG CCTATATTTCTGAAAGGGAAATCTTTTTCGTCCATCAACTTTTGGATGAGTAGAGCTCACATGAGATCAAGTACCCATTATGATCCCCACCATAACCTTCTCTGCGTGATGGCTGGATGCAAAAAAG TAACTTTGTGGTCTCCTTCCGCGTCCCCATTTTTGTATCCAATGCCTGTATATGGGGAGGCCTCCAACCATAG TTGTGTCAGCATTGAGGAACCAGATTATTCAAGCTATACAAGAGCAAAATACATGAAGGAATATTCTGAAAGAGTCATCCTAAATTGTGGTGATGCTCTTTTCATACCAGAAGGATG GTATCACCAAGTTGACAGCGATGATTTGACCATAGCAGTTAACTTTTGGTGGAAGTCAAGAATAATGACTGAAATGTTAGAACATATGGATGGCTACTATCTGCGTCGAATTATGAGGAG ACTGGTGGATACAGAGATG AACAAAATAACACAGATGAGTTCCTTTAGTCATTCAGAAAGAAACCACGATTTTCAGTCTACGGATGGATTATCAGAAG CAGGTTCCCAACCATTCAACAAGGTTACAAATTCTGATACATCTGACAAGAAAGGTGCAGCGCTGCAATCTTTGAAGCCCTGCACCCTCCAAGCGCTCTATGAGCTCATGTCACTGGTTCACAACAGTGTTGAAGCGGTTGACCAGAATGACAGGGCAGAATCTGCATCTCAGGATACATCTGTGTGCCAAAGCAATGAAAGGAAGAAGACTGCTGCAGATGATTCATCTCTCTTGGAGAAAGATCCGGTTGCAAAAATAATTTTGCCAGTTGAACCATTTGAATTGCGGGGTATGCTACTAGCAATGGTG CACACTTTCCCAAGGACATTAGAAGGTTTAGTCCTCAACATACTTGGACCCACAGGAGCAGAGATACTGACTAGGAAGTTCGATGAGATTGATCAAGGAAGCACACCAGAAGAACA AGCTGAGTTTTACAAGATATTCTACAGTGCGTTTGATGACCAGTATGCTGCAATGGATGCGCTTCTCAATAGGAAGGAGTTGTTTTCTTTTCAG GTATTCCAGAGTGTCCTTGACCAATATCTGAGGGTGTGTGTTGACCGCCCCAGCTAA